One Brumimicrobium sp. DNA window includes the following coding sequences:
- the menA gene encoding 1,4-dihydroxy-2-naphthoate octaprenyltransferase, translating into MKIHSWLKAARLRTLPLSLSGIVLGSFIAYQQGFWSNWIFLLSLLTTLFLQVLSNFANDLGDSYKGADNAERLGPVRAIQSGEISQKEMLGGVILMSILSLVVAVPLILIGVKGMQSSVLWIYVILAILCIIAAITYTLGKKAYGYYGLGDVMVFAFFGLVSVLGVYSLYAKQFDWSLIGYACTIGLLSVAVLNLNNMRDHENDKKVGKNTLVVKIGFKKAKIYHALLIIIAFLGFLWSTSINEWWLHLLALLPFVVLIIHLVKVLNTKEPKELDHEMKKVALSTFAIAVLFVILTLI; encoded by the coding sequence ATGAAAATTCACAGTTGGTTAAAAGCTGCTCGTTTAAGAACCTTACCTTTATCCCTTTCAGGGATAGTTTTAGGGAGTTTTATCGCTTATCAACAAGGATTTTGGAGCAATTGGATATTTTTACTATCACTACTTACTACTCTTTTTCTTCAGGTATTATCCAACTTTGCAAACGATTTAGGAGATAGCTATAAAGGAGCTGATAATGCAGAAAGATTGGGACCTGTTAGAGCTATACAATCAGGTGAGATTTCACAAAAAGAAATGCTTGGTGGAGTGATTTTAATGTCTATTTTATCATTAGTAGTTGCTGTTCCACTTATTCTAATCGGAGTAAAAGGTATGCAAAGTTCAGTTTTATGGATATATGTGATATTAGCCATCTTGTGCATAATAGCAGCAATCACTTATACTCTAGGAAAGAAAGCCTATGGATATTATGGTTTAGGAGATGTAATGGTATTTGCATTTTTTGGATTAGTAAGTGTTTTAGGAGTTTATAGTCTATATGCAAAACAATTTGATTGGTCATTGATAGGTTACGCATGCACTATTGGGCTTCTTAGCGTGGCCGTTTTGAATCTGAATAATATGCGTGATCATGAAAATGATAAAAAGGTAGGTAAAAATACATTAGTAGTAAAAATAGGGTTTAAAAAAGCTAAGATCTATCATGCATTATTGATTATAATTGCCTTTTTAGGTTTTCTGTGGAGCACTTCTATAAATGAATGGTGGTTACATTTGTTAGCTCTTCTTCCTTTTGTTGTTTTAATCATTCATTTGGTTAAGGTTCTGAATACGAAAGAGCCAAAAGAATTGGATCATGAAATGAAAAAGGTGGCACTTTCTACTTTTGCTATTGCTGTACTTTTTGTAATTTTAACCTTGATATGA
- a CDS encoding o-succinylbenzoate synthase yields the protein MSIQAKFEKKVFEFKRPAGTSRGILNDKKAWFISVWDDSNPTIVGVGECSVIPNLSSDYIDDFFYEMKIKEVVDNVQFFINNPIELETFPSIYFGLEMALLDLENGGKSLFFDTDFSKGKMGIPINGLIWMGAPDFMFEQIQQKLEEGYSCIKMKIGAIDFNEEIKLLEGIRSQFSPDKITLRVDANGAFSPENAPEKLKRLAELSIHSIEQPIKSGQVREMAKLCEMNILPIALDEELIGIYDPLVKGRLLDDIKPQYIILKPSLIGGFKGTQEWIELAEKRNIPWWITSALESNVGLHAIAQFTSTFQIEREQGLGTGMLYVNNVPSPMFIEKGYLKIQKDAF from the coding sequence ATGAGTATCCAAGCTAAATTTGAAAAGAAAGTATTTGAGTTCAAGCGACCTGCAGGCACTAGTAGAGGAATTCTAAATGATAAAAAGGCTTGGTTTATATCTGTTTGGGATGATTCAAATCCGACTATAGTTGGAGTAGGGGAGTGTAGTGTCATTCCTAATCTATCTTCGGATTATATTGACGACTTCTTTTATGAAATGAAAATAAAAGAGGTAGTAGATAATGTTCAATTTTTTATCAATAATCCGATAGAGCTGGAAACATTTCCTTCTATTTATTTTGGTCTTGAAATGGCTTTGTTAGATTTGGAAAATGGAGGTAAATCTTTATTTTTTGATACAGATTTTTCAAAAGGAAAAATGGGAATTCCTATCAATGGCTTAATCTGGATGGGAGCACCAGACTTCATGTTTGAACAAATTCAGCAGAAGTTAGAGGAAGGGTATTCTTGTATTAAAATGAAGATAGGTGCTATTGATTTTAATGAAGAGATAAAATTATTAGAAGGTATACGCAGTCAATTTTCTCCTGATAAAATTACTTTGCGTGTGGATGCTAATGGAGCTTTTTCTCCTGAAAACGCACCTGAAAAACTGAAGAGATTGGCAGAATTGTCTATCCATTCCATTGAACAACCCATTAAATCAGGACAAGTTAGAGAGATGGCCAAACTCTGTGAAATGAACATTCTTCCTATAGCCTTGGACGAGGAATTAATTGGAATATATGATCCCTTGGTCAAAGGAAGATTACTTGATGATATTAAGCCTCAATATATTATTTTGAAACCTAGTTTGATAGGAGGGTTTAAAGGAACGCAAGAGTGGATAGAACTCGCTGAAAAAAGAAACATTCCATGGTGGATTACAAGTGCATTAGAATCAAATGTAGGTTTACATGCAATTGCTCAATTCACAAGTACTTTCCAAATAGAAAGAGAACAAGGTTTGGGTACCGGAATGTTATATGTAAATAATGTTCCATCTCCCATGTTCATAGAAAAAGGCTATCTGAAAATCCAAAAGGATGCTTTCTAA
- a CDS encoding M20/M25/M40 family metallo-hydrolase, with the protein MYNLKFITLIYFIISSIILFSQDFKKDSTLIRSIYTEALSNGKAYDDLYNLTKNIGQRLSGSLGAEMAVQWGEQTLKKYDFDKVYLQKVMVPHWKRGTRERGFYISNTNDVQQITILALGGSVGTNGILKAPLVMVNSLEELKNTNTDVYKGKIIFLAEAMDANVPTAFEAYGKGFGVRYFAAIEAAKQGAVGVIIRTLSLSENDFPNTGIMKYEDDVAKIPAAAISTNDATLLKKRIEAGEQFTFAMEMDCQQLPDVGSYNVIGEITGSKYPNRIITVGGHLDSWDVGEGAHDDGTGIVHSMEALRILKTVGYKPQNTIRVVFFMNEENGNKGGHTYAEKAIENNEEHIFAIESDAGGFSPRGFEFSKTRDIDFITQFKHLFAPYQLTEFIPGGGGVDISPLGGKFENIGLIGFLPDSQRYFDIHHNNNDVFENVNKRELHLGCASIASLIYLLDKYSN; encoded by the coding sequence ATGTATAATCTAAAATTCATAACACTCATCTATTTCATTATCTCTTCGATTATTCTGTTTAGTCAAGATTTTAAAAAAGATAGCACTCTTATTCGTAGTATTTATACGGAGGCATTAAGCAACGGAAAAGCTTACGACGATTTATATAACCTTACTAAAAATATCGGGCAACGCCTTTCAGGATCCTTAGGAGCTGAGATGGCTGTTCAATGGGGAGAACAAACCTTAAAAAAATATGATTTTGACAAAGTATATCTCCAAAAAGTAATGGTTCCTCATTGGAAAAGAGGTACGCGTGAAAGGGGCTTTTATATCTCTAATACTAACGACGTCCAACAGATTACCATCTTGGCATTAGGAGGGTCAGTAGGAACAAATGGAATTTTAAAGGCTCCATTAGTTATGGTCAATTCATTGGAAGAATTAAAAAATACTAATACAGATGTATATAAGGGTAAAATTATATTCTTAGCTGAAGCTATGGACGCTAATGTTCCGACTGCCTTTGAAGCATACGGAAAGGGATTTGGCGTTCGTTATTTTGCAGCTATAGAGGCTGCTAAACAAGGTGCTGTTGGTGTTATTATTCGAACACTGAGTTTGAGCGAAAATGATTTCCCAAACACGGGTATCATGAAATATGAGGATGATGTAGCCAAAATTCCAGCAGCTGCTATCTCTACAAATGATGCTACTCTTTTAAAGAAAAGAATTGAAGCTGGTGAACAATTCACTTTTGCAATGGAAATGGATTGTCAACAGTTACCTGATGTTGGATCGTACAACGTAATTGGAGAAATTACAGGTTCAAAATATCCAAATCGAATAATTACTGTTGGTGGACATTTAGATTCTTGGGATGTAGGAGAAGGTGCACACGATGATGGAACCGGAATTGTTCATTCTATGGAGGCTCTACGAATTTTAAAAACTGTAGGTTATAAACCTCAAAATACCATACGGGTTGTATTTTTTATGAATGAAGAAAATGGAAATAAAGGTGGACATACCTATGCTGAGAAGGCAATAGAGAACAACGAAGAACATATTTTTGCCATCGAAAGTGATGCAGGCGGCTTCTCCCCTAGAGGTTTTGAATTTAGCAAAACAAGAGACATTGATTTTATTACTCAATTTAAGCATTTATTTGCTCCCTATCAATTAACTGAATTTATTCCCGGAGGAGGAGGAGTGGACATATCACCTTTAGGAGGAAAGTTTGAAAATATTGGACTCATTGGATTTCTACCTGATAGCCAACGTTATTTTGATATTCATCACAATAATAATGATGTCTTTGAAAACGTAAACAAACGTGAATTACATTTAGGTTGTGCTAGCATCGCTTCATTAATCTATCTTTTGGATAAATACAGTAATTAA
- a CDS encoding gliding motility-associated C-terminal domain-containing protein gives MRYISILIYSLVILFLYIEKSNAQDLIISCPQDTLVSDELTCSYVLTDFTVLASVTHINNIQSFTQNPPAGTVLLQGIHAITLTVEDDMGNIETCSFTVQVADTFVPKITCPADTIFGSNGEIKRVIDTLSSCNPVFIYDLPITSDNCTIASLTQIDGTGLSSASTFPEGVTKQTYQVTDDSGNSSMCSFYVEILENPKANILTPDTSLCDIQNYTLEAQALNSGTGFWIVKSSGPSVVDINNNITSVTGLTYGENIFVWLVHSEECGSASDTVRIFVDKAPSLAQTQAELYVCSDTLINVSATVPTYGIGSWTSAEGNVKFLDYTKVNTVAYHFNEGWNSLLWVVSSGVCPASIDTLRIYKKEQVHILTNDTSFCLPFQGMELYGTDPNGSGTVLWYSIDGNTEFSDETTSHPTLQKIGAGENRIVYGFKNPVCGTSTDTLYIMAKICDEYNPIIPTMITPNGDGKNDLFVIQDLNILYPKSNITIVNRWGKLVFESEGYPDPWNGTYLNEGNELPMGTYFYKIKLNNSENQELSGSISIIR, from the coding sequence ATGAGATATATCTCTATTTTAATTTACAGTCTAGTAATTTTATTCCTTTATATTGAAAAATCAAATGCTCAAGATTTGATTATTAGTTGTCCCCAGGATACTTTGGTAAGTGATGAACTTACTTGTTCATACGTACTAACAGATTTTACTGTATTAGCATCAGTTACACATATAAATAACATACAGAGTTTTACTCAGAATCCACCTGCAGGAACAGTTTTGTTACAAGGTATCCATGCGATAACGTTAACAGTTGAGGATGATATGGGAAATATTGAAACTTGTAGTTTTACCGTACAAGTTGCAGATACATTTGTTCCTAAAATTACTTGCCCAGCAGATACCATTTTTGGTTCAAACGGGGAAATTAAAAGAGTTATAGATACATTATCGAGTTGTAACCCCGTGTTTATATATGATCTTCCCATAACTTCTGATAATTGTACAATAGCTTCACTTACTCAAATTGATGGCACTGGATTGTCTTCCGCAAGCACTTTTCCTGAAGGAGTTACCAAACAAACATATCAAGTAACAGATGATTCTGGAAATTCTTCCATGTGTAGTTTTTATGTTGAGATTTTAGAGAATCCCAAGGCGAACATCTTAACACCAGATACTTCTTTGTGCGATATTCAAAATTATACCTTAGAAGCCCAAGCGTTAAATTCGGGAACTGGTTTTTGGATTGTGAAGAGTAGCGGACCTTCTGTTGTAGATATTAATAATAATATCACCTCTGTAACAGGACTTACCTATGGTGAAAATATTTTTGTTTGGTTAGTCCATTCTGAGGAGTGCGGTTCAGCTTCAGATACCGTAAGAATCTTTGTTGATAAGGCTCCATCACTTGCCCAAACACAAGCTGAATTATATGTTTGTTCAGATACTTTAATTAATGTTTCAGCAACAGTGCCTACTTATGGTATTGGTTCATGGACTTCCGCGGAAGGCAATGTGAAATTTCTAGATTATACAAAAGTGAACACAGTTGCCTATCATTTTAATGAAGGGTGGAATTCCTTGCTTTGGGTGGTTTCTAGTGGGGTGTGTCCAGCTTCAATAGATACCTTACGAATTTATAAGAAAGAGCAAGTTCATATTTTGACAAATGACACCTCTTTTTGTTTGCCTTTTCAAGGCATGGAATTATACGGCACAGACCCAAATGGTAGTGGAACAGTATTATGGTATTCTATAGATGGTAATACTGAGTTTAGTGATGAAACAACAAGTCACCCCACTCTTCAAAAAATTGGTGCAGGGGAAAATAGAATTGTGTATGGATTTAAAAATCCGGTATGTGGGACTTCAACAGATACACTCTACATTATGGCAAAAATATGTGATGAGTACAATCCGATTATACCGACTATGATAACACCCAATGGAGATGGTAAAAATGATTTGTTTGTTATTCAAGATTTGAATATATTATATCCTAAATCCAATATAACTATTGTTAATCGATGGGGCAAGTTAGTTTTTGAATCAGAAGGATATCCAGATCCTTGGAACGGAACCTATTTAAATGAGGGAAATGAACTACCTATGGGAACGTATTTTTATAAGATAAAGTTAAATAATTCTGAGAATCAAGAATTATCAGGTTCAATTAGTATTATTAGATAA
- a CDS encoding type IX secretion system membrane protein PorP/SprF yields MCLISLAVEAQQIAQFTQYYINPYIINPAASGLTKTISVDLGFRKQWMGIQDSPQTIYGTIHSQIGFDKRDKTLDDFNPNKDFIYSSPLNSVGVNKHVVGASIYNDQIGPFRETNVMASYAVHIRFALETMLSFGVSAGYSNFGIYSSKILLLQQDDSRYEDFLTKNANQSLFDMNAGIVFYAKRFQLGISSMHLVGNKIKLADISSLSKYGRHWFIYGMYNIPFQSSKISLEPHFMFQLMKHAPLSMNLGARIHIDRKYWVNLGYRLQDAISIGAGLNFGNFVRLGYSYDIAIGKVQRVSNMVHEITLGFTFGSKRVVQLDSPIDENNQLDE; encoded by the coding sequence ATGTGTCTGATTTCTCTTGCTGTTGAGGCACAGCAGATTGCACAATTCACTCAATATTATATAAACCCTTATATAATTAATCCAGCGGCTAGTGGTTTAACTAAAACAATATCTGTCGATTTAGGTTTTAGAAAACAATGGATGGGAATACAAGATTCTCCCCAAACGATTTATGGAACTATTCATTCTCAAATTGGATTTGATAAAAGAGATAAAACCTTAGATGATTTTAACCCAAATAAAGATTTTATTTACTCTTCTCCCTTAAATAGTGTTGGGGTAAATAAGCATGTTGTTGGGGCAAGTATATATAATGATCAAATTGGACCTTTTAGAGAAACAAATGTAATGGCGAGTTATGCTGTGCATATTCGTTTTGCTTTAGAGACTATGTTGAGTTTTGGAGTGAGTGCAGGGTATTCTAATTTTGGAATTTATAGTAGCAAAATTTTGTTATTACAGCAGGATGATAGTCGTTATGAAGATTTCTTAACAAAGAATGCGAATCAATCACTCTTTGATATGAATGCAGGAATAGTATTTTATGCGAAGCGTTTCCAATTAGGTATATCTAGCATGCATTTGGTGGGAAATAAAATTAAACTAGCTGATATCTCTTCTTTATCTAAATATGGACGCCACTGGTTTATTTATGGAATGTATAATATTCCATTTCAATCTTCCAAGATTTCTTTGGAACCACATTTTATGTTCCAGTTGATGAAACACGCACCATTATCTATGAACCTAGGAGCTAGAATCCATATAGATAGAAAATACTGGGTGAATTTAGGGTATAGACTTCAGGATGCTATTTCTATTGGAGCTGGATTGAATTTTGGAAATTTTGTAAGATTGGGCTATTCTTATGATATTGCTATAGGAAAAGTACAAAGAGTCTCTAATATGGTACATGAAATCACATTAGGATTTACCTTTGGAAGTAAAAGGGTAGTACAATTAGATAGTCCTATCGATGAAAATAATCAGTTGGACGAATAA
- a CDS encoding 1-acyl-sn-glycerol-3-phosphate acyltransferase, whose protein sequence is MSNHAASFMDPLIIADSQNPIVFFMTRSDVFVPWLKPVLWGARMLPIYREQDGEDTKKKNHEVFKQCSKILQGGENLIVFSEGFTDDTFVRRLKPIKKGAVRIGFTALEECNWKKKIFIQAVGINYSDPNYVGGDCVVSNGEPVCLNNYKHQYESDPNKIIYELTQQMELSMRAQITDVRDIHLTTFHESIMRITRKGMNAIDTDKSIPLLDRWNYSKNLAHWINTENITANDEVMQLKDKMETYFSLLKQKRIEETPLYNVISNQREKLRERAYLFFLFPIMLIGVLFNYIPYMITKNMVEGAMKRRVFWGSVKMNVGLVFTGIYNILLFLLVSFVTPLPFWGLFCVGLFVIPITGLIAYQWRRRLKEYVKMNKIERSDISEIATERTHILKEIKRLIPVA, encoded by the coding sequence ATGTCGAATCACGCGGCTTCTTTTATGGATCCATTAATTATTGCAGATTCTCAAAATCCAATTGTGTTTTTTATGACCCGGTCAGATGTTTTTGTTCCATGGCTCAAGCCTGTGCTTTGGGGCGCAAGAATGTTACCTATATATAGAGAACAAGATGGAGAAGATACCAAAAAGAAAAATCATGAAGTATTTAAACAATGTAGTAAGATACTTCAGGGGGGAGAAAATCTTATTGTGTTTTCTGAGGGATTTACCGATGACACCTTTGTAAGAAGATTAAAACCAATAAAGAAAGGAGCCGTTCGGATAGGATTTACGGCATTAGAAGAATGTAATTGGAAAAAAAAGATTTTTATACAAGCTGTTGGAATAAATTATTCAGATCCTAATTATGTGGGAGGTGATTGTGTGGTTTCTAACGGTGAACCTGTTTGTTTAAATAACTATAAACATCAGTATGAGTCTGATCCGAATAAAATTATTTATGAGCTTACTCAACAGATGGAATTATCTATGCGAGCGCAAATAACAGATGTTAGGGATATACATCTTACTACTTTTCATGAAAGTATTATGCGAATTACCCGAAAAGGGATGAACGCGATAGATACAGATAAATCTATTCCATTATTAGACAGATGGAATTATTCGAAGAATTTAGCGCATTGGATAAATACTGAAAATATTACTGCTAATGATGAGGTTATGCAGTTGAAAGATAAAATGGAAACTTATTTTAGTTTACTTAAACAAAAAAGAATTGAAGAAACCCCACTGTACAATGTCATATCTAATCAGCGAGAAAAATTGCGGGAGCGAGCATATTTGTTTTTCTTGTTTCCCATCATGTTAATAGGGGTGCTATTCAATTATATACCATATATGATCACGAAAAATATGGTTGAAGGTGCTATGAAGCGTAGAGTGTTTTGGGGAAGTGTTAAGATGAATGTAGGACTAGTATTCACTGGAATTTATAATATTCTTTTATTTTTACTTGTCTCTTTTGTAACTCCTTTGCCTTTTTGGGGTTTATTCTGTGTTGGTTTATTTGTGATTCCAATTACTGGACTTATTGCATATCAATGGCGAAGAAGATTAAAAGAATATGTAAAGATGAATAAAATTGAACGTTCAGATATTTCAGAAATCGCAACTGAGAGAACTCATATCTTAAAAGAAATTAAAAGATTAATTCCTGTCGCTTAG